A stretch of Spirosoma oryzicola DNA encodes these proteins:
- a CDS encoding S9 family peptidase has translation MKRTCFTFITTLTLYSMTQAQPLTAPKAAIKPKELITNGHKRTDNYYYLNERENPEVIKYLNAENAYLEQVLAPVKGLQDKLFEEMKGRIKQQDESVPYKEGPYYYYTRYITGGEYPIYCRKKGSLEGAEEIMFDGNALAKGHNYYQLGGYEVSDNDELAIFAEDTVSRRLYTLRIKNLKTGQVYPETIADTEAGSFAWATDNKTLFYIKKDPQTLLGYQVYRHVLGTDPKTDVLVYEEEDNQFYMGLGRSKSKKYITIGSDHNGVSTEYRLLEASQPMGTFKSFLPREKGHEYEIVHYKDKFYVRTNWKAENFRLMEVPEGKTTDRTAWKEVIPHRPDVYLADIDVFANHLVLGERKAGLTNIRVINQKTKTDEYLDFGEPAYVAGIGYNPDFNTNVLRYSYASLTTPNSTFDYNMDTHDKTLLKQQEVLGGFDKNNYVSERFYVTARDGAQVPVSLVYRKGTKKDGSAPLLQYSYGSYGYSTDPGFSSTRLSLLDRGFIYAIAHIRGGQEMGRRWYEDGKMLKKKNTFNDFVDVSEYLIKNKYTSADKLFAMGGSAGGLLMGAVINQAPQLYRGVVAAVPFVDVVTTMLDESIPLTTGEFEEWGNPKQPVYYDYMLSYSPYDNVEKKAYPNLLVTTGLHDSQVQYWEPAKWVAKLRTLKTDNNQLLLHTNMEAGHGGASGRFQALKEIALEFAFMLNLVGEKQ, from the coding sequence ATGAAACGAACGTGTTTTACGTTTATAACCACACTCACGCTGTACAGCATGACGCAAGCACAACCCCTTACGGCTCCCAAAGCCGCTATCAAACCGAAAGAACTGATTACCAACGGTCACAAGCGGACTGATAATTATTACTACCTCAACGAGCGCGAAAACCCGGAGGTCATCAAATACCTCAACGCCGAAAATGCCTACCTCGAACAGGTACTCGCTCCGGTCAAAGGCTTACAGGATAAGCTCTTCGAGGAAATGAAGGGCCGGATCAAGCAACAGGACGAATCGGTTCCATACAAAGAAGGACCCTACTATTATTACACGCGCTACATAACCGGGGGCGAATATCCAATCTACTGCCGCAAAAAAGGCTCGCTGGAAGGTGCCGAAGAAATTATGTTCGACGGCAATGCCCTGGCGAAAGGCCACAACTATTATCAGCTTGGTGGCTATGAGGTATCAGACAATGACGAGCTGGCCATTTTTGCCGAAGATACTGTTAGTCGCCGGTTGTACACGCTGCGCATCAAGAACCTGAAAACGGGTCAGGTTTATCCCGAAACCATTGCGGACACGGAAGCGGGAAGTTTTGCCTGGGCTACGGATAACAAGACGCTTTTTTACATCAAGAAAGATCCGCAAACTTTACTCGGCTATCAGGTATACCGCCACGTGTTAGGTACCGATCCAAAGACCGATGTGCTGGTGTACGAGGAAGAAGACAACCAGTTTTACATGGGCCTGGGCCGGTCGAAGTCGAAAAAATACATCACGATTGGTTCGGACCATAACGGTGTATCAACGGAATACCGGCTACTCGAAGCTAGCCAGCCGATGGGTACGTTCAAATCGTTTCTGCCCCGCGAGAAAGGCCACGAGTACGAGATTGTCCATTACAAAGATAAGTTCTACGTTCGTACGAACTGGAAAGCCGAAAACTTCCGCCTGATGGAAGTACCCGAAGGCAAGACCACCGACCGTACCGCCTGGAAAGAAGTGATTCCTCATCGCCCGGACGTGTATCTGGCCGACATTGACGTATTTGCCAATCACCTCGTATTGGGCGAACGCAAAGCGGGCTTGACCAACATTCGGGTAATCAATCAGAAGACGAAAACCGACGAGTATCTCGACTTTGGCGAACCGGCCTACGTAGCGGGCATCGGCTACAACCCTGATTTCAACACCAACGTGTTGCGGTACAGCTACGCATCGCTGACAACGCCCAACTCGACTTTTGATTACAACATGGACACCCACGACAAAACGTTGCTCAAACAACAGGAAGTGCTGGGTGGCTTTGACAAAAATAATTACGTATCGGAACGGTTCTACGTCACCGCCCGCGATGGTGCGCAAGTGCCGGTTTCGCTGGTGTACCGCAAAGGCACAAAGAAAGACGGTTCGGCTCCGCTGCTTCAATATTCGTACGGATCGTATGGCTACTCGACCGATCCCGGATTTAGCTCTACGCGGTTGAGTCTGCTCGACCGGGGCTTTATCTACGCCATTGCGCACATCCGGGGTGGGCAGGAAATGGGCCGTCGGTGGTACGAAGATGGAAAGATGCTGAAAAAGAAAAACACCTTCAACGACTTCGTAGATGTATCCGAATACCTCATCAAAAACAAGTACACCAGCGCCGACAAGTTGTTTGCCATGGGTGGCAGCGCGGGTGGTTTACTGATGGGTGCCGTAATTAATCAGGCTCCACAACTGTACCGGGGCGTTGTGGCAGCGGTACCGTTCGTCGATGTTGTGACCACGATGCTCGACGAAAGTATTCCGCTCACGACGGGCGAGTTTGAGGAATGGGGCAATCCGAAACAGCCGGTTTATTACGATTACATGCTGTCGTATTCGCCTTACGACAACGTCGAGAAAAAAGCGTACCCGAACCTACTCGTAACTACGGGTCTGCACGATTCGCAGGTGCAATACTGGGAACCCGCCAAGTGGGTCGCGAAACTCAGAACGTTGAAAACGGATAACAACCAATTGCTGCTGCACACCAACATGGAAGCGGGGCACGGTGGCGCATCGGGACGATTCCAGGCATTGAAAGAAATTGCTCTGGAGTTTGCTTTTATGCTCAATCTGGTTGGCGAAAAACAATAA
- a CDS encoding M20/M25/M40 family metallo-hydrolase yields MHRTLYVSSFRFVFFCFGTAGLLAAFTFNSISLEKAFLRINEEVVQHSRAFETLSDATKQVGHRLTGSPNGTRAETYAFDLLSSYGFKDVQYEPFEVEAWTRDTVTLSVVPNRSDNFRELQVVSLAHSPVDAHVKGEIIDVGNGLEGDFAALKDKLKGKVALVNIGLAAPTKGARNLHRSEKTALAIQYGAAGVIMVNLVPGNVLLTGTASVTGKLIPIPSVCISYESGQALRAWMQEEMSPLHAIIDMANTSRKIRARNVIATLKGSKYPDEKIIVGGHLDSWDLATGAIDNGIGSFAVMDIARTFKALKLKPKRTIEFVLFMGEEQGLLGSRAMVENLKKKGQLDKVRYMLNLDMTNDPTGLNAFGRSDIVPFLSTVGETMKRAEPAFANQMQNQAGLHSDHQPFMLEGVPVVGMNGHLSREVLDCYHANCDRINLVDADQLKNTVRYSTMLLFALADADDIPTRRQTDTQTRDYLVAQGLRTPLQIANEWRWKE; encoded by the coding sequence ATGCACCGAACTCTTTACGTATCTTCTTTTCGGTTCGTCTTCTTTTGTTTCGGTACCGCCGGTTTGCTGGCCGCTTTTACGTTCAACTCAATTTCGCTCGAAAAAGCCTTTCTCAGGATCAATGAGGAGGTTGTGCAACATAGCCGGGCTTTCGAAACACTCTCCGACGCAACGAAGCAGGTAGGACACCGGCTGACGGGCAGCCCAAACGGAACCCGCGCCGAAACCTACGCCTTTGATCTACTGTCGTCGTATGGGTTCAAAGACGTTCAGTACGAGCCTTTTGAGGTGGAAGCCTGGACGCGCGACACGGTTACGCTGTCGGTTGTGCCCAATCGCAGTGATAATTTTCGTGAACTACAGGTGGTATCGCTGGCTCATTCGCCGGTGGATGCGCACGTAAAAGGCGAAATCATCGATGTCGGCAACGGACTCGAGGGCGATTTTGCGGCTTTGAAAGATAAGCTGAAAGGTAAAGTGGCGCTTGTCAACATTGGTTTGGCGGCACCAACGAAAGGCGCTCGAAATCTGCATCGTTCTGAGAAAACGGCCCTGGCCATTCAATACGGTGCTGCGGGTGTCATCATGGTCAACCTCGTACCGGGCAATGTACTGCTGACGGGTACAGCATCGGTTACGGGCAAGCTGATCCCCATTCCGTCGGTGTGTATCTCCTACGAAAGTGGGCAGGCTTTGCGGGCGTGGATGCAGGAAGAAATGAGTCCTTTGCACGCGATAATCGACATGGCGAATACGAGCCGGAAAATTCGGGCGCGTAACGTGATTGCTACCTTGAAAGGCTCGAAGTACCCCGATGAGAAAATCATCGTCGGTGGGCATCTGGATTCCTGGGATCTGGCAACCGGGGCGATTGACAACGGGATTGGTTCGTTTGCCGTTATGGATATCGCCCGGACGTTCAAGGCATTGAAACTAAAACCAAAGCGGACAATTGAGTTTGTCCTGTTTATGGGCGAGGAGCAGGGCTTGCTTGGTTCGCGGGCGATGGTTGAAAATCTGAAAAAGAAAGGACAACTCGATAAGGTTCGCTACATGTTGAACCTGGACATGACCAACGACCCAACGGGGCTGAATGCCTTCGGCCGCTCCGATATCGTTCCGTTTTTGAGCACCGTCGGTGAAACCATGAAACGGGCAGAACCGGCGTTTGCCAACCAGATGCAAAATCAGGCTGGGCTGCATTCCGATCATCAGCCCTTTATGCTCGAAGGCGTTCCCGTGGTTGGCATGAACGGTCATCTTTCGCGCGAAGTGCTGGATTGCTACCACGCCAACTGCGACCGGATCAACCTGGTCGATGCCGATCAGCTAAAAAATACGGTTCGGTATTCAACCATGCTGCTCTTTGCACTTGCCGATGCCGACGACATTCCAACCCGTCGCCAGACCGATACGCAAACGCGTGATTATCTGGTCGCTCAGGGTCTCAGAACGCCGTTGCAGATTGCCAACGAGTGGCGCTGGAAAGAATAA
- a CDS encoding FtsL-like putative cell division protein produces the protein MAKNTFRQPEQGAKQKKQRRRLWIASWLNDFIGLDRLFGEDNAWPIRHIDRILWVTFLLVIYIGLNHNAERLVRRIQRTKTQVDELRSQYTVLQADFMKSGKQSELSKRMAALGLTDSQNPPHKVVVKSDEH, from the coding sequence ATGGCTAAAAATACATTTCGTCAACCCGAGCAGGGGGCTAAGCAGAAAAAGCAACGGCGCAGGCTCTGGATTGCCTCGTGGCTGAATGACTTTATTGGACTGGACCGGCTGTTCGGTGAAGACAATGCCTGGCCTATTCGGCACATCGACCGCATTCTGTGGGTCACATTTCTGCTCGTTATTTACATTGGGTTAAACCACAATGCCGAACGGCTGGTGCGTCGGATTCAGCGGACCAAAACGCAGGTCGATGAACTCCGGTCGCAGTATACCGTTTTGCAGGCTGATTTTATGAAAAGTGGCAAACAGTCTGAGCTTAGCAAACGCATGGCCGCGCTAGGATTGACGGATAGCCAGAACCCACCCCACAAAGTAGTTGTCAAAAGCGATGAACATTAA
- a CDS encoding DUF3431 domain-containing protein, with protein MLPLELVVARYTENLNWLRNLPAQLRMTVYDKSADHSAGAGAIPLPNIGREAHTYLHHIVSRYDSLAQWTVFCQGKPFDHAYDFKKTMRSFSGQPDTIGDPVQMPFRWLGHLIDTDDNRGERLFQPWSKNEDGRGLDLRGFHRALFDTDGPDLYTFVLGAQFAIHREAIVRHPLSFYERALAVSITFPDAAHCFERSWDRVFGLTGIDPVWLAGRQTVYLKPMKHQTPEQ; from the coding sequence GTGCTACCACTCGAACTCGTTGTTGCCCGCTATACCGAAAACCTGAACTGGCTCCGTAATCTGCCTGCGCAGCTTCGCATGACTGTTTACGACAAAAGCGCGGATCATTCGGCGGGAGCGGGGGCTATTCCACTTCCTAACATTGGGCGGGAAGCGCATACGTACTTGCATCACATCGTCAGCCGCTACGATTCGCTAGCCCAATGGACCGTATTTTGTCAGGGAAAGCCGTTTGACCATGCGTACGACTTCAAAAAAACGATGCGATCCTTTTCCGGACAGCCTGATACCATTGGCGATCCGGTTCAAATGCCGTTTCGCTGGTTAGGGCACTTAATCGATACGGACGACAACCGGGGGGAGCGGCTCTTTCAACCGTGGAGTAAAAACGAAGACGGACGCGGTCTTGACCTGCGCGGCTTTCACCGGGCTTTGTTTGATACCGATGGACCAGACCTGTACACCTTTGTGCTCGGTGCGCAGTTCGCTATTCACCGGGAAGCTATTGTACGGCACCCTTTGTCTTTTTACGAACGCGCGCTGGCCGTTTCGATTACGTTTCCTGATGCGGCTCACTGCTTCGAGCGGAGTTGGGATCGCGTCTTTGGTCTGACTGGTATTGATCCGGTTTGGTTAGCTGGTCGGCAAACGGTTTACCTGAAACCGATGAAGCACCAAACGCCCGAACAATAA
- a CDS encoding penicillin-binding protein, with protein sequence MNIKQDIIQRANHVFYIVIVLAMSVVFRLVYVQYFQTFKGKFWRDRVAATLIQRDTIRAMRGNIYATDGSLLATSLPSYVVGLDPTMAKPDYFEKKKDSLGLLLSRIYGDRSARDYTDLVSDARARKRRYVLLNRRRVTFQERQYMLKWPFFRSTPKVAARGGVLRPYYDRYHPFGRMAERTIGNLDARTGRGLMGLEASFQPALAGKNAVGLVEVLSGGVRKPVDDGPEMKPEPGMDLYTTIDVNYQDMAETALHSALEKYNAAKGSVIVMEVATGEIRAMANLTKQGNRYVENFNHALAGRTDPGSTFKLATMMALMEEKAISLNQLVATGNGSARYNGLNIHDASRHGKGTITAREVFEKSSNVGTHLLMKSYFYSRADRYCEYLRRFHLDKPTGIHMKGEANPIVRNPDMKGWSKVSLTSMSYGYEMQITPLQMLAFYNAVANGGKWVRPMIVKQVKLADEVIEDNAPYVLPEPICSPQTARKAQELLRGVVEHGTAKHINNPNYAIAGKTGTAQKIINGRYQVGKYYTSFIGYFPADKPKYSMITVVDTPQGDNIDLLYAGAVAAPVFKEVADRIVAYDIRMHAPIRAKASQPRSTTGLLAGYADDLHTIDGTLNIKNEPATEGWVEVTKNGRWKSRPTRPGQVPDVRGLTLRDAVYLLENRGFRVVIEGHGKVKEQSITPGAGADEVSSKVITLKMG encoded by the coding sequence ATGAACATTAAACAGGACATCATTCAGCGGGCTAATCACGTCTTCTACATTGTTATCGTCCTGGCGATGAGTGTCGTGTTTCGGCTTGTGTACGTGCAGTATTTTCAAACGTTCAAAGGAAAATTCTGGCGTGATCGCGTAGCGGCAACGCTTATCCAGCGCGATACCATCCGGGCTATGCGCGGCAATATTTACGCCACCGACGGCAGTTTGCTGGCAACGTCATTACCGAGCTACGTGGTTGGCCTTGATCCGACGATGGCCAAGCCCGATTATTTCGAGAAAAAGAAAGATTCATTGGGTCTGCTGCTTTCTCGCATTTATGGCGACCGTTCGGCCAGGGATTATACGGATCTGGTCAGCGATGCCCGCGCTCGTAAACGCCGGTATGTACTGCTGAATCGTCGGCGTGTTACGTTTCAGGAACGGCAATACATGCTAAAGTGGCCATTCTTCCGCTCAACGCCGAAAGTGGCGGCTCGGGGCGGGGTGTTGCGGCCCTACTACGATCGATACCATCCGTTCGGGCGCATGGCAGAGCGGACAATCGGCAATCTTGACGCTCGAACCGGGCGCGGTCTGATGGGACTGGAAGCTAGTTTTCAACCGGCGCTGGCGGGTAAAAACGCCGTTGGGCTGGTCGAGGTGCTATCGGGGGGCGTTCGCAAACCCGTTGACGATGGACCAGAGATGAAGCCCGAACCCGGTATGGATCTGTACACCACCATCGACGTCAACTATCAGGATATGGCCGAAACGGCTTTGCACTCGGCACTTGAGAAATACAACGCGGCCAAAGGAAGCGTCATCGTGATGGAGGTAGCCACGGGTGAAATTCGGGCGATGGCCAATCTGACAAAACAAGGGAATCGATACGTCGAGAACTTCAACCATGCCTTAGCAGGACGTACCGATCCAGGTTCTACGTTTAAGTTAGCCACGATGATGGCCCTGATGGAAGAGAAAGCCATTTCGCTTAACCAACTGGTGGCTACGGGAAATGGGTCAGCGCGCTACAACGGTCTTAACATTCACGATGCTTCCCGGCACGGAAAAGGAACGATTACGGCCCGCGAGGTTTTCGAAAAATCGTCGAATGTCGGCACGCACCTGCTTATGAAAAGCTATTTCTACAGCCGGGCCGACCGCTACTGCGAATACCTGCGTCGCTTTCATCTGGACAAGCCAACGGGCATTCACATGAAAGGCGAAGCCAATCCAATTGTTCGTAACCCCGACATGAAAGGCTGGAGTAAGGTGTCACTCACCTCCATGTCGTACGGATACGAAATGCAGATTACGCCCTTGCAAATGCTGGCATTTTATAACGCCGTGGCTAACGGCGGTAAATGGGTAAGACCAATGATTGTCAAGCAGGTTAAACTGGCCGATGAAGTTATCGAGGACAATGCTCCTTATGTATTGCCAGAGCCAATCTGTTCCCCACAAACCGCCCGCAAAGCGCAGGAACTATTACGGGGCGTTGTGGAGCACGGGACTGCCAAACATATCAATAATCCTAATTACGCGATTGCGGGTAAAACGGGTACAGCTCAAAAAATTATCAACGGTCGGTACCAGGTCGGAAAATATTATACGTCATTTATCGGCTATTTTCCGGCTGATAAACCCAAATACAGCATGATCACGGTTGTCGATACACCGCAGGGCGACAACATTGACTTGCTTTATGCGGGTGCTGTGGCCGCTCCTGTTTTCAAAGAGGTAGCCGACCGGATTGTTGCCTACGATATTCGGATGCATGCCCCGATTCGCGCGAAGGCGTCGCAACCACGTTCAACAACCGGATTGCTGGCCGGATACGCCGATGACCTGCATACCATAGACGGAACGCTGAACATCAAGAACGAACCCGCTACGGAAGGCTGGGTAGAGGTGACGAAGAATGGTCGCTGGAAATCGCGTCCAACCCGGCCCGGCCAGGTTCCTGATGTGCGCGGGCTAACCTTGCGTGATGCTGTGTATCTGCTGGAAAATCGTGGCTTCAGAGTCGTTATCGAAGGACACGGGAAGGTTAAAGAGCAATCCATTACGCCCGGAGCAGGGGCTGACGAAGTAAGTTCGAAGGTGATTACACTGAAAATGGGCTAA